The sequence below is a genomic window from Flavobacterium sediminilitoris.
ATTATACCCTAAACACTACTGAAGTTTTTGAGAATCTTAAAGGTGTTTATTTTGTTAAAAAAGAATCTCCTTCTTCTTATTGCAATTCGAATGCACCACCTTTCTATAAACTATATTGTCAACTAGTGTTCTACGCATAATTTTAATGTTTTTTTAGCTTTAAAAGAGAATAAAAAATATTAAAATAAAATGAATGTATAATAAAATAACAGCTTTACTATTGTTTTTTGTTTCATTTGTTCAAGCACAAGATGAAATTAAAGGAAAAATAATAGATGAGAATAATGAAGAATTATTAGGAGCCAATGTATTTTGGATCAACACATCAGTTGGAACAACAACTGATATAAACGGAAATTTTACACTTAAAAAAGTAGATGAAACAACAAGTTTAGTAGTTAGTTATATTGGATATAAAACACAAAAAGTTGAAATTACTTCAACTGAAAATATAACTATAAAGCTAGAAGCTGTAACAACATTGAATGAAGTAACCGTTTCAAAAACTAAAAAAAGCACAGAGCATTCAAAATTTCAAGTAGCTAATGTTCATACAATGGAGCAAAAAGAGTTACTAAAAGCGGCTTGTTGTAATCTTTCAGAAAGCTTTAGTACAAACCCATCTATCGATGTGAATTTTTCTGATGCAGTAACAGGAAATAAACAAATTAAGATGTTAGGATTAACAAGTCCTTATATTTTAATTGCAGAAGAAAATATTCCTTCAGTTCGTGGAGCTTCACAAGCTTATGGATTATCATTCGTTCCTGGAACATGGGTAGAAAGTATTCAAATAACAAAGGGCGCTGGAAGCGTTATTAATGGCTATGAAAGTATTTCGGGACAAATTAATTATGAAATTTTAAAACCATCCAACGATATTCCTTTTTTCTTAAATGTCTACGGTTCGCAAGATAGTAGGTTTGAATTGAACACGCATTTTAATCAAAAATATTCAGATAAATTAAGTTCTACTTTATTTGTTCATGGAAATACTCGTCAGAGTAAGAATGATATGAATAATGATGGTTTCTTGGACAATCCTATTGGGAAACAGATTAATATTTTAAATCGTTGGCAATATAATGATGTAGAAAATGGTTTTGTAAGTTTTCTTAATTTGCGTTATATGAAAGACGAAAAACAATCAGGGCAAGTTAATTTTAATCCAAAATTAGACAGATTAACAACAAATGCATGGGGAAGTGAAATTAATACAGAAAAAATTGAACTTTCAAATAAAATAGGATATGTTTTTCCAGATATGCCTTATCAAAGTATTGGTTTCCAAAATTCATTTCAATCACATAAACAAGATTCTTATTTTGGTTTAAATCAATATAATATTCATCAAAAAAGTTATTATTCGAATTTAATATTTAATTCAATAATCAGCAATACCAGAAATAAATTTGCTACAGGAGTAAATTTTAATTACGATTCTTATGATGAATTAGTAGCTGTTAATTTTACTAAAGATTTTTCAAGGATTGATAATTCAGTAGGTGCTTTTTTTGAATATACTTATGACAATTTGGATAACTTTAGTTTGGTAGCTGGAGCACGTGTAGATAATCATAATAGATTAGGAACTTTTGTTACACCTAGATTACATATAAGATATAATCCGTGGAAAGAA
It includes:
- a CDS encoding TonB-dependent receptor; translated protein: MYNKITALLLFFVSFVQAQDEIKGKIIDENNEELLGANVFWINTSVGTTTDINGNFTLKKVDETTSLVVSYIGYKTQKVEITSTENITIKLEAVTTLNEVTVSKTKKSTEHSKFQVANVHTMEQKELLKAACCNLSESFSTNPSIDVNFSDAVTGNKQIKMLGLTSPYILIAEENIPSVRGASQAYGLSFVPGTWVESIQITKGAGSVINGYESISGQINYEILKPSNDIPFFLNVYGSQDSRFELNTHFNQKYSDKLSSTLFVHGNTRQSKNDMNNDGFLDNPIGKQINILNRWQYNDVENGFVSFLNLRYMKDEKQSGQVNFNPKLDRLTTNAWGSEINTEKIELSNKIGYVFPDMPYQSIGFQNSFQSHKQDSYFGLNQYNIHQKSYYSNLIFNSIISNTRNKFATGVNFNYDSYDELVAVNFTKDFSRIDNSVGAFFEYTYDNLDNFSLVAGARVDNHNRLGTFVTPRLHIRYNPWKEAVVRASVGRGKRAANIFAENQQLFASSRNFSILNNDGKLYGLNPEIAWNYGLSFIQSFKLFGADSEIVLDYYRSDFENQAVVDLDFSPQQVLFFNLNGKSFANSFQAEFNIEPFKHFNIKSAYKYYNVQTQFAAGQLQRALQAKHRFFTNVSFETHIKEKGQQWKFDATYNLLGKQRLPNTSSNIPEYRLVEYAPSFAVVNAQITRTFSSTFEVYIGGENLGNYKQNNAIVSAENPFGTYFDSSMIYGPVFGQMYYAGLRFKIK